The sequence below is a genomic window from Bacteroidales bacterium.
TTGCTGTTCAACAATCTTTGATATTTCCTGCAATGAAAGTTTTTTCTGTATTTCAAGGGCTTCGGCCACCAGGTATTCTTTTTCAGAAAGAAGTTCGTAATTTTTATTGAAATCGGGGTTTAGCACCAGGCGGCTTTCGCTGGCAAGTTTTAATGAAGATGGCAGGGCGGCATTCATAACTTCTCCCGGGCGGCACATATAATAATTTACCATCCATTCCCAAAAGGAAAACTGTTTTTCATTTACAATAGGTTTTTCATCCAGAATAGATAAAATATATTTTGGCTGAAAATTTTTAGGGACATTCTGATGGATTCTATAAACAAGGGCTGTATAGATTTTCTTTTTCCCGAACTGCACCACCACACGCTGGCCCCGATGCAATTGATTGTTCATTTCAAAAGGCACACGATAGGTATAAAACCCCGGTAAGGGCAATGGTAAAATAAGGTCAGCGAAAAGTGTGATACGTTCCATTATAGTGATAGTATTCTTGCCATATGCAACATGTTTCGGTTAATGTCGCGGTTGTGCTTGGTAGCCTTGTCGAAGGTAGTTAAGCTTATTGTTTTATTTATTTGTCCAACCATAACACCTTTTTGTCCTTGCATTAGCGCTATCACAGCTTCATAACCAAGTGTACTGGCAAGTACACGGTCCATACAGGTTGGCGAGCCTCCGCGCTGCAGATGCCCGATAATGGCTATGCGGGTATCGTAATAGTTGTATTTTTCTTTCACCTTGCGGGCTACTTCAAAAGCGCCGCCCTGGTCATCGCCTTCAGCAACAATGATAATCCCGGAGGTTTTATTTTCGCGACGGTCGTTTTCAAGCTTGGCAATAAGGTCATCAATGTGTGTTTTGGTTTCCGGAATAAGAATGTCTTCTGCACCACAAGCAATGCCACTTCTCAGCGCAATGAAACCTGCATCACGCCCCATTACTTCAACAAAGAACAACCTGTTGTGCGAGGCAGCAGTGTCGCGCAGTTTATCAACGGCTTCAACCACGGTATTTATTGCTGTATCGTAGCCAATCGTAAAATCTGTCCCATACAGGTCGTTGTCAATGGTACCAGGTACACCGACAATTGGAAAATCATATTTATTACCTAATGCCATAGCCCCTCTGAATGTTCCATCACCGCCAATAGCTACAAGGGCATCAATATTGTTTTTTATAAGACAGTTATAAGCTTTTTCAAGCCCTTCTTCCGTTTTAAAAAATTCACTGCGGGCAGTTTTAAGCATAGTTCCACCACGCTGGATGATGTTGGCTACTGAGTGGCGGTACATAGGTTGAGTTTCATCGCTGATTAGTCCTTCATATCCGCGGTTGATTCCGCATACATCAAGTTTATTATAAATTGCCGTTCGGACAACAGCGCGTATGGCTGCGTTCATGCCGGGTGCATCGCCGCCGGAGGTAAGCACCCCGATTTTTTTGAATGCTTTCATATGTTTTGTTCAGATAAGCAAAGGTAAAGTTTACCTTTATTAGTTTGAGTGTTGTTGAAAAAAAAACTTTTAAAAAAAGAAAGATATTCGACTCCTCTGGAGTCGTTTTTTTATTAAGGGGTTATTTTTTTTATAAACATGTGACTTCTACAAAGTCATGAAAATAGGTTTAGGTTTTTAAAATGATGTTGTTGGCATCGTATATTTTTAAAAAAGATACAAAAAGCTACGACCCCATCGGGGTCGAATAGTTTAATAATGTAATATCTGTTGTAACCCCAAAAATTTAATAATAACAGCAACATCCAGGTTTTACTAATAATACAATTTTAAAATAGTACCTTTCAACAAATAACAATCATTAATTTATTTCAAAACTACATCGGGCTTTAATTTAATTTTTTTGGAATACTTATTGCAGAAACTGTTTTATTTTTCTTAATTTTACATTATTAATTTCATTAATATGAAGAAAAAATCCAGAATTTTAACAAAATTAACCGCTATAACAGGCTTAATTACTATCCTTTTTTTATCGTCATGTTTTAAAGATGAAACACCTACAAAAACATTGATGGAAGGTGTATGGACGGTAACACATGTTTATGATGAAGCGGGAGTTGACCATGCAGGGAAAATTAATTTTCCTATTACTGCTTTTCACTTAAGCAGTGATAATACCGTTATTTCAACTGCAGCCCCCCTAACAATGTTTATCGTATATGGTGATAATAAATACACACAAATTGCATCCGATATTGACCAGGTGTTTAATTATGCGGGTTTGGATTTCAGCGGAGGAGAGTATTTTGTGGCAGGTGGAATCGTTGACCGATTCACGCTGGAAATGAAACTTGAGGGCTTGCCGGGGCAAAAATCGCTTACGACATTATTAGATATGCTTGGAATCTCTCAGGATTACCTTGACTTTGTTGTGTATCACAAGTTTATGGATGTAGGTATTTGGTTTGAAGATGAAAATGATACCATGATATGGTCGTTTGACGACCAGACAACAGCAGCTTATAATTCCAAAGATAATTACGGAAATTATGTCCTTTGGTATGGATGGCCGGTTGAGAATTTTACCAAATGCCGTGTCGTATTGAATAAACAGGTTAAAGACCTTAATCAGGTTGTCCAGGATGCGTTGTAATGACTTCTTCCTGAGTTGATTTTGCTTCTTAAAGAAATAATCCAAGTTGTCTTTTTACAAGCGATACAAGGCAAGATGCTTTTTTAGCATAATTCATTTATTTTTGCAATTTATTACTCAGGCATTTAAAGTTCCTGAAAAATATGCAATACCATTTTTGTGAATAAGAAGCATATGAAACTTATTAAAAAGATATTACTATGGATTACCGGCTTGATAATTATAGTAAATCTTATTGTTGTCGTTAGTGGGAATGCTTATGTTTATAAGGCAATGATT
It includes:
- the pfkA gene encoding 6-phosphofructokinase → MKAFKKIGVLTSGGDAPGMNAAIRAVVRTAIYNKLDVCGINRGYEGLISDETQPMYRHSVANIIQRGGTMLKTARSEFFKTEEGLEKAYNCLIKNNIDALVAIGGDGTFRGAMALGNKYDFPIVGVPGTIDNDLYGTDFTIGYDTAINTVVEAVDKLRDTAASHNRLFFVEVMGRDAGFIALRSGIACGAEDILIPETKTHIDDLIAKLENDRRENKTSGIIIVAEGDDQGGAFEVARKVKEKYNYYDTRIAIIGHLQRGGSPTCMDRVLASTLGYEAVIALMQGQKGVMVGQINKTISLTTFDKATKHNRDINRNMLHMARILSL